The Chroicocephalus ridibundus chromosome 17, bChrRid1.1, whole genome shotgun sequence genome window below encodes:
- the LOC134524662 gene encoding LOW QUALITY PROTEIN: olfactory receptor 6F1-like (The sequence of the model RefSeq protein was modified relative to this genomic sequence to represent the inferred CDS: substituted 1 base at 1 genomic stop codon) — MNLNSGEHTANGTTVEEFIFLGLPGTWHFWVSLVVVFALTCSLRVTCNASIMALMWMNSNVCTPMYFLLHKLPFLEIWHTTRVVPKAIGVMLGSSQTISFNVCILQLFFLLSLGSTQCFLLSVMAYDHYLATRYPLRYSSLISSVLSARLVLSSWLGGFLSVSLPAFLTSRLTFCGPHVINHFLCDIDSCLALSCSDMWPMELATILASXTVLVAPCVVTQLSYVYITSSMLRIMSAHGQKKAFSTSSAHLSVITVWYGSTMFLCVKPLAQNCLDLNKLMNTFHTAVTPVLNPFIYTLRNKDVKQALWWAFQNK, encoded by the coding sequence ATGAACCTCAACTCTGGGGAGCACACTGCAAATGGGACAACTGTggaagaattcatttttcttggctTGCCAGGCACGTGGCATTTCTGGGTCTCCCTTGTGGTGGTATTTGCACTGACGTGCTCCCTGAGAGTAACATGCAATGCATCCATCATGGCTCTCATGTGGATGAACAGCAACGTCTGTACCCCAATGTACTTTCTCCTCCATAAACTCCCCTTTCTGGAGATCTGGCACACTACTCGTGTTGTTCCCAAAGCCATAGGAGTCATGCTGGGGAGTAGCCAGACCATCTCCTTCAACGTCTGCATCCTccagttgttctttcttctctccctaggctccactcagtgttttctcttgtctgtcatggcctatgaccactaCTTAGCCACACGCTACCCCTTGAGATACAGCTCCCTCATCAGCAGTGTCCTCTCTGCTCGGCTGgtgctcagctcctggctgggaggcTTTCTGTCCGTCTCGCTGCCGGCCTTTCTGACATCCAGGCTGACGTTCTGTGGGCCACATGTCATCAATCATTTCCTCTGTGATATAGATTCCTGCCTCgccctctcctgcagtgacatgtGGCCCATGGAGCTAGCAACAATCCTTGCCTCCTAAACTGTTCTGGTGGCGCCCTGTGTGGTTACCCAGCTCTCCTACGTGTACATCACCTCTTCCATGCTCAGAATCATGTCAGCTCATGgtcagaaaaaggcattttccacttCCTCCGCCCACCTCAGTGTTATCACAGTCTGGTATGGCTCCACCATGTTCCTGTGCGTCAAGCCATTGGCCCAGAACTGCCTGGATCTGAACAAACTCATGAACACCTTTCACACAGCTGTAACTCCTGTGTTGAACCCCTTCATTTACACACTCAGGAACAAAGATGTGAAGCAAGCTCTGTGGTGGGCCTTCCAGAACAAGTGA